A single Glycine soja cultivar W05 chromosome 14, ASM419377v2, whole genome shotgun sequence DNA region contains:
- the LOC114384580 gene encoding putative transcription factor bHLH086 — protein MALSLTSNGVNEYQKCVVEEEDGSQSTNGLSNDSASAITNSPPLCGNEYVHKSTHYQLEEAESLINFKANDQYNNLMQGSESFLSFQQSWMFSKESNLHEGYNQWNHVISPKSPTDMRLVQNFSCFETATGYSSIFNGAKDKQHGESSSSGWLYSEPNVPSDSLHESAAQELVLKKRSFMGENMQVTNAKKPCTSASKAAKPKSNPSQDPQSVAAKNRRERISERLKILQELVPNGSKVDLVTMLEKAISYVKFLQLQVKVLAADEFWPVQGGKAPDISQVRQAIDAILSSQR, from the exons ATGGCACTCTCTTTGACATCTAATGGGGTCAATGAGTACCAAAAATGTGTGGTTGAAGAGGAAGATGGCTCACAAAGTACTAATGGGCTCAGCAATGATTCAGCTTCAGCCATAACCAATTCTCCTCCTCTATGTGGCAATGAGTATGTTCATAAGAGCACACATTACCAACTTGAAGAAGCAGAATCCCTGATTAATTTCAAAGCCAATGATCAATACAACAACCTCATGCAAGGTAGTGAATCTTTTCTTAGCTTTCAGCAGAGTTGGATGTTCTCCAAAGAGAGTAATTTGCATGAAGGTTATAACCAGTGGAACCATGTTATTAGTCCTAAAAGCCCCACAGATATGCGCCTAGTGCAAAATTTCAGTTGCTTTGAAACAGCCACTGGCTATAGCTCCATATTCAATGGTGCAAAAGACAAGCAACATGGTGAAAGTTCATCATCTGGGTGGCTATACTCTGAACCAAATGTCCCTAGTGATAGCTTGCATGAGTCAGCAGCACAAGAATTGGTCTTGAAAAAGCGCTCTTTTATG GGAGAGAACATGCAAGTTACCAATGCCAAGAAGCCATGCACAAGTGCAAGTAAAGCAGCAAAACCAAAGTCAAACCCATCCCAGGATCCTCAAAGTGTTGCTGCCAAG aatagaagagagagaataAGTGAGCGGCTTAAGATACTACAAGAACTGGTCCCCAACGGTTCCAAG GTTGATTTGGTCACAATGTTGGAGAAAGCAATTAGTTATGTGAAGTTTCTTCAGTTGCAAGTGAAG GTGTTGGCAGCTGATGAATTTTGGCCAGTCCAAGGTGGAAAAGCTCCTGACATTTCTCAAGTGAGACAAGCCATTGATGCCATTCTTTCATCTCAAAGATGA